Part of the Candidatus Angelobacter sp. genome, CTGTATCCGTAAAAACCAGCCGCCCTAGCAGCATCGTAAGAGCCAAAGCTGGTCTGCCAAGCCACAACGGCAAACCACGCACTAGCACCACCCGCCGTCGTGGATGGCGTGGTCGCCACGCCGCCGATGAAACGGCCAGCAGAGATGAAGTTCGCGCTTGTTTTTATCGAGGTTAACCCCGCTATGCTTGAATTCAAGTTCACTACTCCTGGATCCGTTGCCCAATACAAAAGTTCCGCAGTAAACTGGCCGGTCGGAACCGCAGCTCCACCATTCACGCCTGCTGCGTATGATATCAATGAGCCCGCCGTATTGGCGAAGTTAACCGTTCCTTGCGCTTTTGCGGAAGCCACCGCAAACACACAGGCCAGTGTAAATAACAGTTTCTTCATAGGTTAATGTGCATTATGCTTTTTTGTTGTTCGCTTGCTAAGATTTGTTCTTACACCGTTAGTTTACAGTGAAGGACCTAGTCCAGGTCCGATCCGTCGAGGAGCCGGAGAAAAGGAAGAAACCCTCTCCAACGGCAGGCGTTGGGTCGGCCGCACCAGTACTGTTGAACCAGCCCGCACCTTGGACGAAGCTGATGGGGTCCTTGTAAGCTTGGGCATTCCCATCAAACTGATAAACTGTGTCTCCATCAGCAGCAGGGAAGTTCATCCCGCCGTTTCCGGTTGTGCTCAAACCAACCGAAATAGGAACTTGCGAAGCAATCAGGTTAAACTTATTCGCCTTGATAGTAACCGGATTCGAGAGGCTTGTTCCCTGAGGAACATCACCCACGAAAGTGATCGTCAAAGGGAACGTAGCAGTGTTAGGCACTTGGACAAAGAACGCCTCGCCAGGGGCCAAAACGTCCGTCGCGGCTCCAGTACTGTTGAACCATCCTGCACCTTGGACGAACACAGCAGGATCCCCAAATCCCGTCGTCGAGTTGAATCTGAAAACAGTGGTGCTATCGGGAGCATTGGGAATGACAGTGCTAATTTGGTTGTTCCCGTTGTTCAAAGGATTAGCAATGATATAGAACCCGCCTTTGGTGAACGTCTGGTTCACATACCCCACCGAGTTGACCGAAAAAACTCCCTGCGCTGAAGAGGAGGCGATACCCGCCACGCCCAGCACAGCCGTCAGAAGTAGTGTTTTAGTTCTCATTGTTCGTACGTTATGTTTGATTCCGTGTGTGGGGTCAATTTCTCAAACCTACCAGCGAGTGTCAACAATTTTTTGAACAATATTTGCGGCGAATATGTCCCTGTGTTCCGCATCCACAAGTCCGGGATATAAGCCCTGTTTTCCTACATATTCTGCCTCATTTTTGGCACTGAATCGCATACCACTGGAATCCACCGCACTCCCATTGTGCGTGGACCATTCCCGGACGCACCGGTGTCAATCAGGAAGGCCTTCGTCGCGAAATCATGCAGAACCGATTTTCGAGCCCCCTCCCTGCTCGGATCGAGAGCGCCAGCCACTCATCAGCCGGCTGCTTGCGTGACGACAATTTTTAATGAATCCGCTCCTGGTCGCGCCGCCAAAGCAATCGCCGCGGCAGCCCGGTCCAGCGGAAACTGGTGGGTGATCAGCTTTCGCACGTCGAGTTTTCTCGAAAAGACCAACCGAGCCACCTCGTTCTGCAGCGTCAAATCAGACGAATAGCTGCCGATCAAATCCTTTTCGTCAACGCAAAGGGTGGATAGATCCAGACTTGCTTCCCCGCCGCGGCGCGTGTGCGCGAACAGCAACACTCGCCCCGCACCGCGCACCAGTTGCAAAGCGGAATGAACGACGGCGTCGGATGGCACAGTAATGACGGCGGCGTCCAGTCCGCGTCGCCGTGTGGCGCGGGCGACCCATTCGGGAAATTCCCGGTCATCGCCGCGCAGCGCCGTCTTCGCTCCGAACTTTCGCGCAAGTTTCAACCGCGACGGCATCAGATCGCTGGCGACAACCCTCATGCCCCGCAACGCCAGTAATCGTGTGAACATCAAACCGATGGGGCCCTGTCCGGCCACCAGAACACTGTCTCCCGGCAGAAGGCTCAAACGGTTGACCGCCTTGAGCACGGTGTTGAGAGGTTCCAGCATGGCGCCTTCGAGAAAACTGTTGCGGGCGGGAATTTTCACGACACCCGGCAGAACAAAGGACATCACGCGAACGTATTCCGCGTAGCCGCCGCCGGCAGGCTCAAAGCCCGCGGTGATGCCGGTGCGTTTGTATTGAGCGCACTGAGCGTAGGCGCGATGGCGGCAGGCGTGGCAGTCCAGACACGGAACATGATGGTGCAAAGCCACACGGTCGCCCTTCCGAAATCCCCTCACACGCGCGCCGGC contains:
- a CDS encoding PEP-CTERM sorting domain-containing protein; translated protein: MKKLLFTLACVFAVASAKAQGTVNFANTAGSLISYAAGVNGGAAVPTGQFTAELLYWATDPGVVNLNSSIAGLTSIKTSANFISAGRFIGGVATTPSTTAGGASAWFAVVAWQTSFGSYDAARAAGFYGYSGVFQNATGNPNSIPPGAAAAMTGFTGINNVNQVPEPSTIALGILGAAGLLLRRRK
- a CDS encoding alcohol dehydrogenase catalytic domain-containing protein gives rise to the protein MVAIPNTMRAVVYRGVNDLRVETVPVPRIRPDELLVKVAACGVCPTDIKKIQYGTVPPPRIFGHETAGTIAQAGARVRGFRKGDRVALHHHVPCLDCHACRHRAYAQCAQYKRTGITAGFEPAGGGYAEYVRVMSFVLPGVVKIPARNSFLEGAMLEPLNTVLKAVNRLSLLPGDSVLVAGQGPIGLMFTRLLALRGMRVVASDLMPSRLKLARKFGAKTALRGDDREFPEWVARATRRRGLDAAVITVPSDAVVHSALQLVRGAGRVLLFAHTRRGGEASLDLSTLCVDEKDLIGSYSSDLTLQNEVARLVFSRKLDVRKLITHQFPLDRAAAAIALAARPGADSLKIVVTQAAG